The Humulus lupulus chromosome 7, drHumLupu1.1, whole genome shotgun sequence region AGGTAGTAAATCTTAGACTAGTGGATTCATTTCACCATTGGAGGAACACCAAGATTGTTTTTTCCATGGTGTAAATTTAAAGAAATATGAACAAGAATAAGAAAGGGTATATATAAAGTAGATAGATAAGAAAGACGTAAAACACAATGAGAAGTAAAAATTCAATGGAGACAAACACTTTATGTACCATTTTCTACAACATATAAAGTGAACAGCTTTTAAGAAATAAGAGAGCTTTTAAGAACGATATCTCAACAAGAGAGCTTTAGCTTAGCAATAACTTCAAATAGGCTTCTGAAACTTTCCATGCACCCACACCCTTTGCATGCTTTTCCCCTTTCGACGATTTACCGAGTTAATACAACAATAGTCGAGCTCAACCTAGCACAAGAACAGAAGAAATGTACAATGGGAAATGTTATTACCATATGCATAACACAAACAATAATCATTCAAGTAAAAACATATTGACAAAATACATTTGTTTGCTCAGTAGAGAATGCATAATGAGAAATGTTATACTATGCATTTTCCATAGGTAGTGCAACTCCTTTTTGAGAATTCTTTTACCTCAGTGAAGCCAGCACCCACAAATAAATCCCTCACAATATCTAAACTAAAGAAGTAAGAGCGTGTCCCGTCTGATCGGTTGTATTCCCTGAACCCCACTCGCTGGCTCTTCTCAAATCGAAGCATGGTCATATCATAGAGGCCTGATTTTCATCAAGTAGAAATTTGTTTCAAAGGGGTGCTTAGATTCGTAATGTAATAAATTTGATTCTATACAACTATTTATTCAATCAGTTGGTGATGGTTACCATAGTCCCTAAACAAGAGTAGACCTCCAGGCTTCAAAATAGAAAAACATTCTTTAATGGAAACCGGCATCTCTTGAAGTGGTATAGCTGAAAGCGTGAATATCTAGCACATCACACCAAACATAAGAAGCAAATTAGATAAATGTTTATACAAAACTTCCTGAAAACTCTAATAAATCAACAAAAACAGTTTCAATCACTTTAGTATTATACCTTTTAAAAATTAAGTTCATTACAAAACTTGAATGATTAATTTAAACAGGGCTTAGAAGAAAATCATCATTATTTAGAAAAGAACAGCTAAAGATAAGGATTATTATTAAGGCAAGCAAGCCTTTTATAAAAATGACAAATAATATTCCAGACAAAGTTTTATATAATCATGCAAATTTAAGCTTATCTGCAAAATAAAATTTCCTACCAATGTAATAAAATCAACTCCGCCTTTGCAACATCCACTCCCTTCCAATGAATATGCATCATCAGAATtcgctttattattattattaattctaACATctggagaaaagaagaaaacacttcAGCTCTATATTGTGTATGGGTCCAACCAGGCttcaatttaataaaataaatgaatgaagCAAATAACCTGATAAACATGACTGCTGTGTTTGAAGATTTAGATCTCGGCATTGGTTGCAGGCCAACCAAGATGGAAACCTGGTCACAGACAAGTCACAGTAAAATGGATGGAAACGATTTCTGAGAGCTACAACATTTGAGTCATTAACAATCTCTTTTGCCCTCTCTAGAATCTCAGAGCTACAGTCACATGCATAAACAATGATATTTTCATTGCCACTgcaatgaagaagaaaaaaaaacatgtgcTTTGTGAGGATAACATGTAAAAATCTAGCAGTAAagtccaaaaacatgaaaatcggTCATGTACTATCAGTTGTTGTGAAGTAAAATGAAAACCACACATTTTAACAAAGTTGAAACTGTCAAAAATCCAAAAGAAATATGAATTTAAGATTTGACCATCAGTCTCATCAACTGAATTC contains the following coding sequences:
- the LOC133790704 gene encoding uncharacterized protein LOC133790704 isoform X4, yielding MNGGIGLEEEKEAEYYSKDFEWEELRSHVENDPSFSHHLLPFQPQPQPQLLQSDSHAWKRFHIRHSSGKFFKERRYLLKEFPELVSCKENSKVLEVGCGNGSTILPILRFPSWLACNQCRDLNLQTQQSCLSDVRINNNNKANSDDAYSLEGSGCCKGGVDFITLIFTLSAIPLQEMPVSIKECFSILKPGGLLLFRDYGLYDMTMLRFEKSQRVGFREYNRSDGTRSYFFSLDIVRDLFVGAGFTEVELDYCCINSVNRRKGKSMQRVWVHGKFQKPI
- the LOC133790704 gene encoding uncharacterized protein LOC133790704 isoform X3 — encoded protein: MNGGIGLEEEKEAEYYSKDFEWEELRSHVENDPSFSHHLLPFQPQPQPQLLQSDSHAWKRFHIRHSSGKFFKERRYLLKEFPELVSCKENSKVLEVGCGNGSTILPILRGNENIIVYACDCSSEILERAKEIVNDSNVVALRNRFHPFYCDLSVTRFPSWLACNQCRDLNLQTQQSCLSDVRINNNNKANSDDAYSLEGSGCCKGGVDFITLIFTLSAIPLQEMPVSIKECFSILKPGGLLLFRDYGLYDMTMLRFEKSQRVGFREYNRSDGTRSYFFSLDIVRDLFVGAGFTEVELDYCCINSVNRRKGKSMQRVWVHGKFQKPI